A genomic stretch from Edaphobacter aggregans includes:
- a CDS encoding peptidoglycan-binding domain-containing protein: MKSVRLLLSSALLVATAIPCVAFSHARRGPTSPKHTKPAPKHTGQRAIDDNRATEIQTALIKSGYLSGQASGHWDSQTEAAMQKFQSDNGWQTKLMPDSRAIIKLGLGPHQDAQPTASSPAFRAANPSDTPTFSQ; this comes from the coding sequence ATGAAATCTGTCAGACTCCTCCTAAGCTCTGCGCTGCTCGTTGCAACTGCGATTCCCTGCGTCGCGTTTTCCCACGCCCGTCGTGGTCCGACCTCTCCCAAGCACACTAAGCCAGCCCCTAAGCACACCGGCCAGCGCGCAATCGACGATAACCGCGCCACTGAAATTCAGACAGCCCTCATCAAATCCGGCTACCTTTCCGGCCAAGCTAGCGGTCATTGGGACTCCCAAACCGAGGCCGCGATGCAAAAATTCCAGTCTGACAATGGTTGGCAAACCAAGCTGATGCCCGACTCCCGCGCCATCATCAAACTCGGCCTCGGCCCCCACCAGGACGCTCAACCAACCGCTAGTTCCCCGGCCTTCCGAGCTGCCAACCCCTCCGACACACCCACCTTCTCCCAGTAA